Genomic window (Nymphaea colorata isolate Beijing-Zhang1983 chromosome 1, ASM883128v2, whole genome shotgun sequence):
TTAGTTCAGAATTAATACTATCATCATGTTTTTAATTATGAAGAACAAACCCCACAAGGAGAACCTTGACAAAACTCcgaagaaaaaccaaaagagaTCAACGAAGATGCTAAAGCACCCAGACCTGTGAGCAAAACAaaaccaatcaaacaaaaaacaccTTAAAGGGGCACAGCTGTTGGAATGAGGTTATCTTCTTACCCACGGCTGTTGAATGAggttatgtgtgtgtatgtgtgtgtgtgaactgGTGTAAAAAAATCACAAGGGACATTCATTTGCTTTCAGATGAATACAaatcattatattatatatgtttgaattgAGGGCTGAGATGAAAGGCTCTGGTTTTATACACAAACACTTTCAAGAATTTGGTGGATATGCTGTCAGCTCTTATCTAAATGTTTGAATTGGGGGGCCGCATAACATAAATGAATTGGAAGCTTTGACCTGTGTGAAcatattcaaaaaagaaaaagctgcACGGAAAGGACCTGAAGGATTcaactctctctttctgtgaTCTCTCGAAGATTCAAGAATGGGGGCGTACGTACGGTCAAATTCCGGCAAGGCGGGAGAGCTTACCACCGCCGACGCAGCCCTTGAGCTATAAATCTACCAACCCACCTCTCCAATGCATGCATACCCTCTAGTTGAATCCCCCAACTCCATTCCTAGGTGTATAGCCATAGTTGAATCAGACCCACacagaaaggaagagagatggCAACAACAATTCAAGGGACGGTGAGGCCATCATGTGCCCAGTTCATGGGGGTTGCCctactcttcttcttcctcctttctgcCTCCTCCATGGCCCAAGACTGCAAAggtatattctctctctctctctctctctctctctctctctctgtatgaATCCTATTCCTGATCTCTGTCACCGTACATTTCGTGCTTTTGTTGGCATGCATGATTTGTTcgctttcccttttctttcgtTGGAGAGGGACGAGAACTCTGtgttatatttatttatttatttatatgtatatacgtgTGCAGGGAAGAGCTCATGGCCGGAACTGGTGGGCATGCAGGGACAGGTCGCTCCCCCGATCATCCAAGCAGAGAATCCTGATGTGAAGGAAGTTGACATTGTGAAAGAAGGAACCTTCGTTATTACGGACTTCCGCTGCGACCGTGTTCGTGTCTGGATTAAACCGAATGGCACCATTTACGAGGCCCCCACCATTGGCTAGACAATTAATGTCTTTCATGCAAAGATTTCTGCTTATTCCTAATAAGTTCGCCTGCATGCAAGGCTTTTATGTAATGACATATACATTTGCtgttcataaataaataaataagcctCGGTTTCCGGCCCGCTTGCAGATTGTCATGTGCATGTAAAATTAATTTCGACTTGCTATCTATCAGCCTAGCTTCTTTGTAATATTTGATTTGACATTTGAGCTTTTCTTTGTACACGTGAACTTTGTCTTAAATCTTCATAATTTTCTCTCATATCTTCACCAACATTGGCATGTCCATGCATTAATTCTGTAGCTATACTCACATGGTTACTATCATCATGTGCGTATATGCAACATATCTATACATGCAAGCGTAAGGAACTTACTACTGACGATCCACTGAGGCATTTGGCTCAATCTCCCAAAGTTAATGCAGCTATATGTTCTCTCTTGGTGTGCTCGTTTCCCGCAGAGAAGAGTTCATGGCCCTGAACTGGTGGACCTGATGTATGGTCATATCGCTCCCCCCATAAGCAAAGCGCAGTATCCTTATGTGAAGAAAGTTCCCATCCTGAAAGAAGGCTTAGATGAGGGCCCCAACCATTGGCTAGACCAATGCCTGTCATGCCAAATCTCTGCTTACGCCTTACTCTTAATAAATTGAGCTCGATATAAGGCTTTAACGTGGTGGTGGTTAACAAATAAAGTTATACACTGGCCTTCATGCCATGATTATGTTTTACTTCTGTATTCTTATTATTAATGGCTCATAGAAATCCCCTTTATCTTTCTGGGGTATGTTTCTTCATAAAAGGAACAGCACATCTTGAATATATACAATGAAAACTTGTATAGATGGACCTCGACTCTCGAATTATGATCAAATGGTTCACAAATAAAATGTACTTTGAAGTAACTTATTAGATTGGTAACTTCTTTACAACAAATCTGTTAGATTGGTATGCAGGTTTATTCAAGGACTTGTAACTTCAGGAACAAGCAAATTAGAGGTAGTCAATGGACACTCTTGGCTTGTGAAGGAGTGCAGATATAATTGCAGTCGGTTGGTCCTAGCAGGCAGCTCCTAGAAGAAGTGCACATAACCAAAGAAGTGAAGTGAGAATATCCTTTGGATTATAACTTTCAACAGAGTATAAATATGCTCCTAACAGATTTGTCAATGTACTGATGATGGTAAactgaaaagaaacaaatggcTCCCGTAATATTTCACATTACTGAGCAAAAGCACCATACAGCTGATCTGCACTCCAAAGGAGGCGTCCGTCCATGAGTTTGGGCAACAAGAAATATCTTAAACATCCAAATATCTTTCAGAGGCATGATGTCAGAAGGTCATGAATGCATAATAGACAGGTGCATCAAAAGCAAAGATAAACCATTAACTGTTACATCtaacaattatacataaataaagGGCCACTTGGACTACACTCTCGTCAGTACATGAAAATCAATGATTAATAATCAGGGAAAAGCTTACACTGTTTACAATTCGAGCACTCTTGGGGACAATATCAGAAGACAAACTCTTAACAAATTCCTAGTGACAAGTGCATAACCAAGCAGACACATCCAAAGCCAAAAAAACAAGAGGATGCTGTGGTCAGATtgtgtatatacacacactgtTACAGGCGAGCAACCAAAGCTTCATTTTTGTTGATGTATTTGCTGATATGGGCGGTAAAACTTGAATTTCATCAAGTCCATTGGTCTTGGATATTTCACCTTCCACGGTATGATTCTCTACCTGCACAAACAGTAGATCCCGAGTAAACATAATGGGAACTTTTCCAATGATTAACAGTGCATGTT
Coding sequences:
- the LOC116245668 gene encoding inhibitor of trypsin and hageman factor-like; this translates as MATTIQGTVRPSCAQFMGVALLFFFLLSASSMAQDCKGKSSWPELVGMQGQVAPPIIQAENPDVKEVDIVKEGTFVITDFRCDRVRVWIKPNGTIYEAPTIG